A region of Thermococcus piezophilus DNA encodes the following proteins:
- a CDS encoding BlaI/MecI/CopY family transcriptional regulator, which translates to MEPHEFKLTEEGIKAVLPPLEAEIMEHMWKVKVATAGQVYEYMKEKHPDIRRSTISILMNRLCERGLLKRGVEKGRGGMRYVYSITTTKEEFEKKVVESILDALMTNFREATYAYLSKIKK; encoded by the coding sequence ATGGAGCCCCACGAGTTCAAGCTCACCGAGGAAGGAATAAAGGCTGTTCTGCCACCTCTCGAGGCGGAGATAATGGAGCACATGTGGAAGGTTAAAGTCGCCACGGCTGGCCAGGTCTATGAGTACATGAAGGAAAAGCACCCCGACATAAGGCGCTCCACCATAAGCATCCTCATGAACCGTCTCTGCGAGCGCGGTCTCCTCAAGAGGGGGGTCGAGAAGGGAAGGGGTGGTATGAGATATGTCTACTCAATAACCACCACGAAGGAGGAGTTCGAAAAAAAAGTGGTGGAAAGCATTCTCGACGCCCTCATGACGAACTTCAGGGAGGCAACATACGCTTACCTCTCCAAAATTAAGAAGTGA
- a CDS encoding glycosyltransferase, with protein MDIRLVVFDLDGTLIGAPKPFSEVKEELKSRLLQMGIPKEIMGNLTPMYENLHRIARETGGSFKELYSIMVELEVERMERSFLFKGVMDVLEFLRAKGIPMAIMTRSSREATMKALEMHGIKDYFSLISTRDDVPVGEVKPNAGQLERIITAFGVEPTKVLVVGDHGYDVIPANELGALSVMITGHNAGRMSFSVEAEPSFEVETIKELPRLLENLLSTYIVVPAYNEEKTISVVLDDLLRYFRAEEIVVVNDGSRDRTAEIARSKNVHVLTHLVNRGLGGALGTGIKYSLRRSARLILTFDADGQHLVSDALRVMKPVAEGKADFAVGSRLKGDTSQMPFVKRFGNFVLDAITAVFARKYVSDSQSGLRCFNRECASKITITCDRYAVSSEIIIEVSKNGCRIVEVPIKAVYTEYSMKKGTNILEGVKIALNLLFDKLR; from the coding sequence ATGGACATAAGGCTGGTGGTCTTTGATCTGGACGGAACGCTAATAGGAGCCCCAAAGCCCTTCTCTGAGGTGAAGGAGGAGCTGAAATCAAGATTGCTCCAGATGGGCATCCCAAAGGAGATAATGGGGAATCTAACCCCAATGTACGAGAATCTCCATAGGATAGCGAGGGAAACCGGGGGGAGCTTTAAGGAGCTTTACTCAATAATGGTTGAGCTTGAAGTGGAGCGGATGGAGAGGAGCTTTCTCTTCAAGGGAGTCATGGATGTTCTGGAGTTCCTAAGGGCAAAGGGTATTCCTATGGCGATAATGACGAGGAGTTCCCGTGAGGCAACGATGAAGGCCCTCGAGATGCACGGCATTAAGGACTACTTCTCGCTGATATCCACCCGAGACGATGTTCCGGTCGGGGAAGTCAAGCCAAATGCTGGCCAGCTTGAGAGGATAATTACCGCCTTCGGCGTCGAGCCAACTAAGGTTCTCGTCGTTGGGGATCACGGTTACGATGTAATCCCCGCTAATGAGCTCGGTGCCCTGAGCGTTATGATAACTGGCCACAACGCCGGAAGGATGAGCTTCAGCGTCGAGGCAGAGCCGAGCTTTGAGGTTGAAACGATTAAAGAGCTCCCTCGACTGCTGGAGAACCTGTTAAGCACCTACATCGTAGTTCCGGCCTACAACGAAGAAAAAACCATCAGCGTGGTTCTCGACGACCTTTTGCGCTACTTCCGGGCAGAGGAGATAGTCGTCGTCAACGACGGTAGCAGGGACAGGACTGCCGAGATAGCCCGCTCAAAGAATGTCCACGTGCTCACTCATCTCGTCAACCGCGGACTCGGAGGGGCATTAGGTACGGGCATTAAATACTCCCTCAGAAGGAGCGCGAGGTTAATCCTAACTTTCGACGCCGACGGCCAGCATCTTGTTAGTGATGCTCTTCGCGTTATGAAGCCAGTCGCTGAAGGCAAAGCGGACTTTGCGGTGGGTTCAAGACTCAAGGGCGATACAAGTCAGATGCCATTCGTCAAGCGCTTCGGCAACTTCGTTCTCGACGCCATAACCGCGGTCTTCGCGAGGAAGTACGTCAGCGACAGCCAGAGCGGGCTTAGGTGCTTCAACCGTGAGTGTGCGTCAAAAATAACGATAACCTGCGATCGCTATGCGGTTTCGAGCGAGATAATCATAGAGGTCTCGAAGAACGGCTGCAGGATTGTGGAGGTTCCTATAAAGGCCGTCTATACCGAGTACTCCATGAAGAAGGGTACGAACATTTTGGAGGGGGTTAAGATAGCTCTTAACCTGCTGTTTGACAAACTGAGGTGA
- a CDS encoding DUF2304 domain-containing protein, translated as MYAVQYITIVVVLALMVYVLGRYGRREFEWEDFLFWEALLLGLMIVAIFPVEIANEIKRILGLGRGFDALFVIGIGLGYILIFRVYLAVDKTEREITELTRKLAIELEEMNKRLEKIEEKL; from the coding sequence ATGTACGCGGTTCAGTACATAACGATAGTTGTTGTCCTGGCTTTGATGGTCTATGTGCTCGGCAGGTACGGGCGCAGGGAGTTTGAGTGGGAAGACTTTCTCTTCTGGGAGGCACTCTTGCTTGGCCTCATGATAGTCGCGATATTTCCCGTGGAGATAGCCAACGAGATAAAGCGCATCCTTGGCCTTGGAAGAGGTTTTGACGCCCTCTTCGTTATAGGTATCGGCCTAGGATACATCCTCATCTTCAGGGTCTACCTGGCCGTTGACAAGACCGAGCGTGAGATAACGGAACTCACTAGGAAACTCGCCATAGAGCTTGAGGAAATGAACAAGAGGTTGGAAAAAATAGAGGAGAAGCTTTAA
- a CDS encoding M48 family metallopeptidase has product MLFIIISLEVLLAVIALKELGLKVALAAFGIIFAFYLWVSTHEIRGNYITLERSEIPWLYDGIAKMAKKAKLSMPRVYILDDYIPNAYSFKDTIVLSLGLFEVLDQDEILAVAAHELGHIKNGDTKTFPLIAYGRYLMIVFTAILILLAHSIGMTIAALGLYVLYEVTRVDFLKKREFQADETALRLLDIPMSLKRALEELKYYEDLRIGVRHTSLPSIEPAIERKQRVTLIDTHPSYDERILRILAEINGNMFNKSI; this is encoded by the coding sequence ATGCTCTTCATCATAATATCCCTTGAGGTCCTGCTGGCAGTCATAGCCTTAAAGGAACTGGGTCTCAAGGTAGCGCTGGCAGCGTTCGGCATCATCTTCGCCTTCTACCTCTGGGTCTCGACCCACGAGATCAGGGGCAACTATATCACCCTTGAGAGGAGCGAGATCCCCTGGCTCTACGACGGCATAGCCAAGATGGCAAAGAAGGCAAAGCTCTCAATGCCAAGGGTGTACATCCTCGACGACTACATACCCAACGCATACTCCTTCAAGGACACCATAGTCCTATCCCTTGGGCTGTTTGAGGTTCTCGACCAAGACGAAATTCTCGCGGTTGCCGCTCACGAGCTCGGCCACATAAAGAATGGCGACACCAAGACCTTCCCGCTCATAGCTTACGGAAGGTACCTGATGATAGTCTTCACAGCAATCTTGATCCTGCTTGCCCACAGCATAGGAATGACGATAGCCGCGCTGGGTCTTTACGTCCTCTACGAGGTCACCCGTGTCGATTTCCTCAAAAAGAGGGAGTTCCAGGCAGACGAGACGGCACTCAGGTTGCTGGATATCCCAATGAGTCTGAAGCGCGCCCTCGAGGAGCTAAAGTACTACGAAGACCTTAGAATAGGAGTCAGGCACACCTCTCTGCCGAGCATCGAGCCTGCCATAGAGAGAAAGCAGAGAGTAACGCTTATAGACACCCACCCGAGCTACGATGAGAGGATATTAAGAATTCTCGCTGAGATAAACGGCAACATGTTCAACAAGAGTATATAG
- a CDS encoding deoxycytidylate deaminase: MGVEIFLDREKAERIKQIRPTKDEYFMLIAKLVSLRATCPRLRVGAVAVKDGYILATGYNGAPRGMEHCIDVGCLIVDGHCHRAVHAEQNVIAMAARKGISLEGATLYVTHFPCDTCFKLVINAGIREIVYEEMYPNEATEILLREAQEKGIVKIRQFKLPKERVRLFLEELFGEFVED, translated from the coding sequence ATGGGGGTTGAAATATTCCTCGACAGGGAAAAGGCGGAGCGCATAAAGCAAATCAGGCCAACCAAGGACGAGTACTTCATGTTAATAGCAAAGCTCGTGAGCCTTAGAGCGACCTGTCCGAGGCTCAGGGTCGGGGCAGTTGCTGTTAAGGACGGATACATCCTTGCGACAGGCTACAACGGCGCCCCCAGGGGCATGGAGCACTGCATAGATGTAGGCTGCCTCATAGTTGACGGCCACTGCCACAGAGCGGTTCATGCCGAGCAGAACGTCATAGCGATGGCTGCCAGAAAGGGCATAAGCCTCGAGGGGGCAACGCTCTACGTCACCCACTTCCCCTGCGACACCTGCTTTAAGTTAGTCATCAACGCCGGAATCAGGGAGATAGTCTACGAAGAGATGTATCCCAACGAGGCCACGGAAATTCTCCTGAGGGAAGCGCAGGAAAAGGGAATTGTCAAAATAAGACAGTTCAAGCTCCCGAAGGAGCGCGTCAGGCTTTTCCTAGAGGAGCTCTTTGGAGAGTTCGTGGAGGATTAA
- a CDS encoding MraY family glycosyltransferase, producing MMWAAPLIGLTLTLILTPYVARRMKKAGITGRDIHKPDQPDVAEMGGITILLALPVALSPFMNEELAMALIVFLLFGIVGVIDDLTNLRQLHKVILSLFVSIPAMFLGVSSEIDVFGFSLNLGVLYPIFTVLFVTGSANLVNMLAGFNGLEIGASAVALFFLSLITEGNARLLALAGMGAALGFLWWNRYPSRVFPGDTGTLSVGALIGLIGIIGKVEAYAAVLLIPHFLDFIIKAMGVRFGVRRHGRTTVRPDGTLQAPPYPSFLGMIMRKVKVTEPKLVAIVWFIEAILGLLVLVFRLSL from the coding sequence ATGATGTGGGCCGCTCCTCTTATAGGTTTAACCCTAACTCTCATCCTCACGCCGTACGTTGCCAGGAGAATGAAGAAGGCAGGGATAACCGGACGGGATATCCACAAACCCGATCAGCCAGACGTAGCCGAGATGGGGGGAATCACTATCCTTCTGGCGCTTCCTGTGGCGCTCTCGCCCTTCATGAACGAAGAGCTCGCAATGGCCTTAATTGTTTTCCTTCTCTTCGGGATCGTTGGAGTTATAGATGACCTGACGAACCTCAGACAGCTCCACAAGGTAATCCTCTCGCTCTTCGTCTCCATCCCCGCTATGTTTCTTGGGGTTTCATCGGAGATTGATGTCTTCGGCTTTTCGCTCAACCTAGGGGTTCTTTATCCAATCTTCACGGTGCTCTTCGTAACCGGTTCCGCGAACCTTGTGAACATGCTCGCCGGATTCAACGGGCTCGAGATTGGCGCTTCGGCGGTAGCACTCTTCTTTCTATCCCTAATAACCGAAGGAAACGCTAGACTGCTCGCACTAGCTGGAATGGGTGCTGCTCTCGGCTTCCTGTGGTGGAACAGATACCCCTCAAGAGTCTTTCCCGGCGATACTGGAACACTGAGCGTCGGGGCTCTTATAGGATTAATAGGAATTATAGGGAAAGTCGAGGCTTACGCAGCGGTACTCCTTATACCTCATTTCCTCGACTTCATCATAAAAGCGATGGGGGTACGTTTTGGAGTCCGCAGGCACGGAAGAACGACCGTCCGCCCCGATGGGACCCTTCAGGCTCCCCCGTATCCAAGCTTTTTGGGGATGATAATGAGAAAAGTCAAAGTAACAGAGCCAAAGCTGGTCGCTATAGTATGGTTCATTGAGGCTATTCTTGGTCTTCTCGTCTTGGTTTTTCGTCTATCACTTTAA
- a CDS encoding proteasome-activating nucleotidase: MSVEDVEIKPSEEYDDYVMYLKRRIRQLELQVRTLEADKERLERELSRLRMEMSRLRQPPAFAGTLIELLDEDRAIVQNYNGPRFVVRIAPWVERENLKPGARVALDQRTMAIVELLPSQKDPSVLGFEVIERPTVSYNDIGGLEKQLQELREAVELPLKHPELFEKVGIDPPKGVLLYGPPGCGKTLLAKALAHEVNATFIRVVGSELVRKFIGDGARLVHELFELAKEKAPTIIFIDEIDAIGAKRMDETTGGEREVNRTLMQLLAEMDGFDPRGNVKIIAATNRPDILDPALLRPGRFDRLIEVPLPDFKGRLEILKVHTRKMSLKDVSLRTIAEMTEGASGADLKAIVTEAGMFAIRDRREYVTQEDFLKAIEKVFGSEQRLAQQIAMHEVMYG, encoded by the coding sequence ATGAGTGTTGAAGACGTTGAGATTAAACCCTCAGAGGAGTACGATGACTACGTCATGTATCTCAAGCGCAGGATTAGGCAGCTTGAGCTCCAGGTGAGAACGCTTGAGGCCGACAAGGAGAGACTGGAGAGGGAGCTTTCACGCTTACGTATGGAGATGTCGAGGTTAAGGCAGCCTCCTGCCTTCGCGGGGACGCTGATAGAGCTCCTCGATGAAGATAGGGCAATAGTCCAGAACTACAACGGACCCCGCTTCGTCGTTAGAATCGCTCCGTGGGTGGAGCGGGAAAACCTGAAGCCTGGAGCGAGAGTTGCCCTTGACCAGAGGACAATGGCCATCGTAGAGCTCCTTCCAAGCCAGAAGGATCCAAGCGTTCTCGGCTTCGAGGTCATCGAAAGGCCAACGGTCAGCTACAATGACATAGGCGGCCTCGAGAAGCAGCTCCAAGAGCTGAGGGAGGCTGTAGAACTCCCACTCAAGCATCCGGAGCTCTTCGAAAAGGTCGGAATAGATCCACCTAAGGGCGTTCTCCTCTATGGCCCGCCGGGATGTGGAAAGACCCTCCTGGCAAAGGCCCTTGCCCACGAAGTCAACGCGACCTTCATCCGCGTTGTCGGAAGCGAGTTAGTAAGAAAGTTCATTGGAGATGGTGCAAGGCTTGTCCACGAGCTCTTCGAGCTGGCCAAGGAGAAGGCTCCAACTATAATATTCATCGACGAAATAGATGCCATTGGAGCAAAAAGGATGGACGAGACCACCGGTGGCGAGAGGGAGGTCAACAGGACTCTCATGCAGCTCCTTGCAGAAATGGACGGCTTCGATCCGAGGGGCAACGTCAAGATCATTGCAGCGACCAACAGGCCAGATATCCTTGACCCAGCACTGCTCAGGCCAGGAAGATTCGACAGGCTCATAGAGGTTCCGTTGCCAGACTTCAAGGGCAGGCTCGAGATACTCAAGGTGCACACGAGGAAAATGAGCCTCAAGGACGTTAGCCTTAGGACAATCGCGGAGATGACCGAAGGGGCGAGCGGTGCAGACCTGAAGGCCATAGTCACTGAAGCGGGAATGTTTGCCATAAGGGACAGGCGCGAGTACGTTACTCAGGAGGACTTCCTCAAAGCTATCGAGAAGGTCTTTGGCTCGGAGCAGAGGCTCGCCCAGCAGATAGCCATGCACGAGGTCATGTACGGCTGA
- the cas6 gene encoding CRISPR-associated endoribonuclease Cas6: MRVEIKFRPAEEGTVLPFNYNYDVYTQLIEKMAVVSPELAREARVSHVDYLTFSRIMVRKRELIPDKGIRVLSDDVSLYISSSSSEIIKAVVVGFIDSPILQIGDAAFIADDIKMLKEPKIKNEALFSTLSPIMVRTVKLGSNNMKIWDLYPNERAFFEKLRKVMLMRYSAIMGAMPEDKDFTIDVIKFKPVRILVKDTYYRGSLMIFRYRGSLEIARFGYENGFGEKTRYGFGMVKVIDEKPRREDQE, translated from the coding sequence ATGAGGGTTGAGATAAAATTCAGGCCCGCTGAAGAAGGCACTGTTCTTCCGTTCAACTACAACTATGATGTTTACACTCAGCTCATCGAAAAAATGGCAGTAGTTTCTCCTGAGCTTGCTCGTGAGGCCAGGGTCAGTCATGTTGACTATCTCACCTTCTCCCGCATAATGGTGAGAAAGCGCGAGCTGATACCTGACAAGGGAATAAGAGTTCTCTCAGATGATGTCTCACTCTACATATCCTCTTCGTCGAGTGAAATTATAAAGGCAGTGGTTGTGGGTTTCATTGATAGTCCCATTCTTCAAATAGGAGATGCTGCCTTCATAGCTGATGATATAAAGATGCTTAAGGAGCCTAAAATAAAGAATGAAGCTCTTTTTTCTACTCTCAGCCCAATCATGGTCAGGACGGTCAAGTTGGGCAGTAACAATATGAAGATATGGGATCTTTATCCAAATGAGAGGGCCTTCTTCGAGAAGCTCAGGAAGGTTATGCTGATGCGCTATTCGGCCATAATGGGGGCGATGCCTGAGGATAAAGATTTCACAATAGATGTCATCAAGTTCAAACCCGTTAGGATACTCGTCAAGGATACCTACTACCGCGGCTCTCTGATGATATTCCGCTACCGCGGTTCCCTTGAAATAGCTCGCTTTGGCTACGAGAATGGCTTTGGGGAGAAAACGAGGTATGGCTTTGGCATGGTTAAAGTGATAGACGAAAAACCAAGACGAGAAGACCAAGAATAG
- a CDS encoding tungsten cofactor oxidoreductase radical SAM maturase, protein MENNAHKFDLNGAFVLIPKKPDLRYLYIEITNRCNLRCEMCFKQYWQDREGDMDWGLFIKILDDAEELPELEMIYFGGIGEPTIHPRFMDMVREVKRRGFALGISTNGFLLTDKRIEELVKLGVDLIYFSMDSVPTQPVDIGHIKPDYTGARIKKILEVKKKLGSDVPHIGVEIVATKENYKELPEIAHYVGSLGIDTLLISNIIPIAKEHADMIVYNGSVDMKPIVNKLQAIYHGYLHKTAEFSLKTERHCEFVEKKVAVVRWDGEVAPCYRFLHTYPEIVFGREKMVLAYSFGNVRERSIADIWTSRDYSWFRFVVKNSLYPSCTDCSLNESCSFVQDTQSDCWGNIPSCADCLWSRRIVLCPIPEKGMKGFW, encoded by the coding sequence TTGGAGAACAACGCTCATAAGTTCGACCTTAATGGTGCATTCGTTTTAATTCCCAAAAAACCGGATTTGAGATACCTATACATTGAGATAACCAACCGCTGCAACCTCCGCTGTGAGATGTGCTTCAAGCAGTACTGGCAGGACAGAGAAGGAGACATGGACTGGGGTCTCTTCATCAAGATACTCGATGACGCCGAGGAACTCCCAGAGCTCGAGATGATATACTTTGGGGGCATAGGCGAGCCCACCATCCATCCCCGCTTCATGGACATGGTCAGGGAAGTCAAGAGGCGCGGCTTCGCCCTTGGTATAAGCACCAACGGCTTTCTACTCACGGATAAGCGCATAGAGGAACTTGTAAAGCTTGGGGTGGATTTGATATATTTCTCGATGGACTCTGTGCCAACCCAGCCGGTTGACATCGGTCACATAAAGCCAGACTACACGGGCGCCAGGATAAAGAAGATACTGGAGGTCAAGAAAAAGCTTGGGAGTGATGTTCCCCACATAGGCGTTGAGATTGTGGCGACAAAGGAGAACTACAAAGAGCTCCCCGAGATAGCGCACTACGTTGGCTCTTTGGGCATAGATACCCTGCTCATCTCGAACATCATTCCCATAGCCAAGGAGCATGCTGATATGATAGTCTATAACGGCAGCGTAGATATGAAGCCGATAGTGAACAAGCTCCAGGCCATATACCATGGCTACCTGCACAAGACGGCCGAATTCTCGCTGAAAACCGAGCGTCACTGCGAGTTCGTGGAAAAGAAAGTCGCCGTCGTACGCTGGGACGGAGAGGTTGCCCCCTGCTACCGTTTCCTGCACACATACCCAGAGATAGTCTTCGGCAGGGAGAAAATGGTCCTCGCTTACTCTTTCGGCAACGTCCGGGAGAGGAGCATAGCTGACATATGGACGAGCAGGGATTATTCCTGGTTCCGTTTTGTGGTCAAGAACTCCCTCTATCCAAGCTGTACCGACTGCTCGCTCAACGAGTCCTGCTCCTTTGTACAAGATACGCAGTCTGACTGCTGGGGCAACATCCCAAGCTGTGCCGACTGCCTCTGGTCAAGACGCATAGTCCTCTGCCCGATACCAGAGAAAGGCATGAAGGGCTTCTGGTGA